Proteins encoded together in one Diabrotica undecimpunctata isolate CICGRU chromosome 3, icDiaUnde3, whole genome shotgun sequence window:
- the LOC140436391 gene encoding uncharacterized protein isoform X1 — protein MLNCIVIIKCARNILNRCTCPKETQGRPYLNKHIQQFSRQYSKHTDKPIKKVIRLEGTTEIDNVHPVAINNPVDDKHSTIPDTLMEEFLVTGYIQEDHKMEIMERLTEDSSYEGNYMSQHSEGKTLNKNMKVATGQRSYKCEVCFKQFNREAHLKIHLRVHTGKKPYKCEICFKQFNQANNLKQHIKSHTGEKSYKCEICFKQFNQAYQLKTHLRVHTGEKPYKCEICLKQFNRASNLKRHIKSHNGEKSYKCEICFKQFREAGSLKRHLRLHTGEKPCKCEICFKEFNEAGDLKKHLRVHTGEKPYNCEICFKQFNEAGSLKKHLRLHTGEKPCKCEICFKQFNQTGDLKRHLRVHTGEKPYKCEICFKQFREAGSLKRHLRLHTGEKPYNCEICFKQFNEVGDLKKHLRVHTGEKPCKCEICFKQFNQTGDLKRHLRVHTGEKPYKCEICFKQFREAGSLKRHLRVHTGEKPYKCEICFN, from the exons ATGCTGAATTGCATAGTGATTATAAAATGTGCGAGAAACATTTTGAACCGGTGTACATGTCCAAAGGAAACACAAGGAAGACCTTATTTGAACAAGCACATCCAACAATTTTCTCGCCAATATTCCAAACACACAGACAAACCAATAAAGAAAGTCATAAGGCTGGAAG GTACAACTGAAATAGACAATGTGCATCCAGTTGCTATTAATAATCCAGTTGATGACAAACATAGTACTATACCTGATACTTTGATGGAAGAGTTTCTGgtaacag GTTACATCCAAGAAGATCACAAAATGGAAATTATGGAGAGACTAACTGAAGATTCATCTTACGAAGGAAATTATATGAGTCAACACTCTGAaggaaaaacattaaataaaaatatgaaagttgCAACTGGACAAAGATCTTACAAGTGCGaagtttgttttaagcagtttaatcGAGAAGctcatttgaaaatacatttgagagttcacactggtaaaaaaccgtacaagtgtgaaatttgttttaagcaatttaatcaAGCAAATAATTTGAAACAACATATAAAATCCCACACTggggaaaaatcttacaagtgtgaaatttgttttaagcagtttaatcAAGCATATCagttgaaaacacatttgagagtgcacactggtgaaaaaccgtacaagtgtgaaatttgtttgaagcagtTTAATCGAGCAAGTAATTTGAAACGACATATAAAATCCCACAATggggaaaaatcttacaagtgtgaaatttgttttaagcaatttagagAAGCAGGtagtttgaaaaggcatttgagactgcacactggcgaaaaaccatgcaagtgtgaaatttgttttaaggaaTTTAATGAAGCAGGTGATCTGAAAAAgcatttgagagtacacactggtgaaaaaccatacaactgtgaaatttgttttaagcagtttaatgaagcaggtagtttgaaaaagcatttgagactgcacactggcgaaaaaccatgcaagtgtgaaatttgttttaagcagtttaatcAAACAGGtgatttgaaaaggcatttgagagtacacactggagaaaaaccttacaagtgtgaaatttgttttaaacagtttagagAAGCAGGtagtttgaaaaggcatttgagactgcacactggcgaaaaaccatacaactgtgaaatttgttttaagcagtttaatgaagtaggtgatctgaaaaagcatttgagagtacacactggtgaaaaaccatgcaagtgtgaaatttgttttaagcagtttaatcAAACAGGtgatttgaaaaggcatttgagagtacacactggagaaaaaccttacaagtgtgaaatttgttttaaacagtttagagAAGCAGGtagtttgaaaaggcatttgagagtacacactggtgaaaagccttacaagtgtgaaatttgttttaattag